The DNA region TAACAGTATGTGATGTTCTAGTGCTTTGTATCCCAGGCCCTGAAGTGGATTCTCTGGAGAAGGTGCGTCTGCAAGCGTCTGGGCTTATCAGCTGTGAGTGGTGCAGCGTGAGGAAGCTACCCGTGCTCTTCTTCCAGACCACCCAAGAGGAATGTCTGCGGCTTCGCACCCAGCTCAAGATGACCCGCGACAAGGGAGGCCTGTGGTACGACTGTGCCAGCAACGGTGAGAAATGCCAATCGAAAAGTGAAGCACCCTTGCCAGTTGCAACATCAGTAGTCTGTAAAATAGTTGGATGAATATGTTTTTTGTTTACAAAACTCGTCAACGTTGTCCCTCTGTTTTGGAGAAGACTTTCTATGACATGTTTTTGCTAAATCAAGTCTGTGACCTCACGGACAACAAAATGTCAAGTCTTATTGCTCTCCCTACTCACCCCAGACTCTGACGAGAAGTACATCGTGCTGATCTTTGAGAACGGGCTGTCGATGCACGAGCAGATGATTCTAGAGGAGATTCTACAGGAGATCGGCCGAGCCAACAAACTGAACGAGTTCCCCACTAAACTGCCGTTTGATGAAGCTAATATCAGATTGGTCAACTACAACAAAGCAACAAAAGAAAAGGTGGGCTTTCTCTCCGTGGAAGATTAGCATCTTGGAGCCTTTTGAGACTAGCAAACAAAGTATGTGTTGCCGGTGTTGCCTTTCCTTGGCTTCAGGTTTTCAACAGTCTCTCTTAAACAATCCCTTGACCATGATATTTTGGCTGCATCACTTTCTTGTAGGTAAAGAATAATAACGACAACAATGGCGGTAATGCCAACAACACACCGCCACCAACAGTGCGGACACGCATGGCCACACGGCAGCAGACCAGCACGTTCTTCGATGATGAAGACGATGACATGGCTGAGCTCCAACCCACCTTTACTGGACCAATCGTAAAGTACGAGGGTTATCTATCTCCtacacctgggtcatgttcaaGAAAATGGGCTGAAATGGGAAGGGGCTAACACTCGTTTTCTGTTGCAAACCATTTCACTTCGGTGTGCCCTGTCCTCCTAAGTATCATTCTAAATTGATTGTTCCTAATGGTAATTGGATGGTTGTGTTGTAGGTTGATGGTGTACCCACCTCCTCCAGCCAAGGGGGGCATGTCGGTGACTAACGAAGACCTCCACTGCCTTAACGATGGAGAGTTCCTAAACGACGTCATCATAGACTTTTATTTAAAGTTAGTGGCTTTCGCGTTCCGTTGTATATTTCCCATTGTTGTTTTTTGAAGTCACATTCTAGGTTTGATATTCTATAGAAACACAAAGTGCCGGCGTTTGTAGTACACTGGGAATTTTGCCAACCTTACAAGGAGAGTGGATTAACAGTTTTTCTATGTGTGCATCTTCCCTTTTAgatatttagttttggagaagTTGAAAAAAGAAGACTCACAAAGGAGTCACGTGTTCAGCTCCTTCTTTTACAAGAGGCTCaaccaaagagagaggagaagcatcCCAGACACCACGAACCTAACgtgagtctcctctcctctgccgaGAGCGGCCCGACAGCtcccagatctatttgtgctgttttgccaacTCATTCGGTCATTATCACGGCAAACATTGTTTTAGTTGTCGAGACGGCACAAACTGATGTGGGACCAGGCAAGGGCAACACATTTCAGACAGAATTCAGTAAACCATGTCTCTTGTTTGCTAGGATCCAGAAGAGGAAGCACAATCGGGTGAAGACGTGGACCCGACATGTAGACCTGTTCCAGAAGGACTTCATCTTTGTTCCCATTAACGAGTCGTGAGTGCTGCTCAATATCCCTGGCTGcgcccaaattacaccctattccctatgtagtgcactatatttgagTGGAGCCCGACTATAtaaggaagggaaaggggatacctagtcagttgcacaactgaatgcattcaacccaaATGGATCAGagcggtgcggggggctgccttaatcaacgccTTTGTCATCGgtgcccagggagcagttgttgtgggggttaactgccttgctcacgGGCAGAACGGttgatttttccaccttgccgggattcgaacaagcaacctttcggttactgtcccaacactctaacctctaggctacttgccatttgagatgcaaatTTCAACATGGAAATGAATTGACTGTTTTCTTGTCTCAAGTGCAATGATGGTGAACAGACTGATACAAAATAATAGACAAAGATGGTAGACCTAACTGTCTCTCTTAACCAAACCCATTGCTGTATGTGTTTCAGAGCCCACTGGTACTTAGCAGTGATTTGCTTCCCAGGCCTTCAGGGCCCTCAGTTTGTGACCAACCCCCTATACCAGGCCCCGGAGTCAGCACCAGGGCCGACACAGGCTGCCCCCCAGGGCAGCCCCCCTGACCACTGCCGGCCCCTGTCTCCAGAGCCAGACCACTTTGAGCCTCTGTCCCCAGACAGAGAGGAACCCGTGGCCACCTCAGAGAAGCTGTCCCTCAGTGCCACTGAGGCCTCCTCGGGGAGACACTCTCACAGCGAGCAGCCAAAGGGGGTGTCCACCTGTCCCAATGGGCGCCAAGAACCTCCCAAGACCTCTGGAGCTAGGGTGAATGGACAGGTCAATGCCCAGCCACAGTACACAGGTAAGGCACAGGCAGATGTCACTACTTGCAAGTAGCATTTCATTGCACTGTGTACAATACACTACGTTGTATCCTGCGCATAtggcaaataaactttgattgcgATTTCTTGGAAGCTGTGTGGGAACTGACGGGAAATGAATCTGTGATTCACTGGCCTTTTAATTATGTTTTGCAGATGGTCCGTACAGAATCAGTGTGTGTTATGGATCAGGAGGTGGCAATGGTGATGACACCCAAACCTTTTCTGATGATCAAAGCTCCTGCCAGGTAACGGTGGAATTTGCTTCTCTGTTTGGTGACATTTCTGAGGAAGTTAAATGAATGTTATGTGTCACGTTGTTGTTTTTCCTTTTGTCTAGGATGAGTGCAGTGAGGATGGTGCACTTGCTGAGGACCCGGTTACCCCTGAGAGCTCGGAGTGTACCTCCAAACCCACCACCTGTAAACAGTGAGTAGGAGAGGATGTTCTACTTGTGCCAGTAGATGGCGATATTGCTCTCCTGACACCTTTGTGGCCAGTGTGATTTGAGGTGATTGTCCATTCATATTTACCTCAGAATCACAATGTTTAAGCATTTGCTGagtgatttttgtttgttttctcaggCCCTGCATTCTCATCATGGACTCGTTACGTGGCCCTTCCAGATCTTCAGTAGTTAAAACATTACGAGAGTAAGTCAATTCTTTCATACTGTTCTGTATATTGTACATTTAGTTTTCCTAATTTGTACGTTATCTAAGTATTACACGCATTGGCGCACCAAAGCAAACCTTCCCAAGCCATTtaaatgtagtgtttttgtttgtgtgattTGCGTGTGTAACTGCAGGTACCTGGAGGTGGAGTGGGAGGTGAGGAAAGGAAGTCAGAGGAGTTTTGGGAAGGATCAGATGAAGGGCTCCAACCCGCGTGTGCCTCAGCAAGATAACTTCAGCGACTGTGGAGTCTACATCCTGCAGTATGTGGAGAGCTTCTTCGAGGTGAGAGCATAGGCTGAAGGCAAAgcggctctgttcaaaagtagtgcactatttcgggaatagggtgcgatttttAGGATCCGCACGGCGAGAAATACAAccagtgcagtgtataaaataaCAGACACCTGGGGCCATATAATGAGACGTGGTccattttcattttctattgGTTGTATTTTTAGATTGGCAATGTTTACCGAATTGATTTACTGTAACAACTACTGATAGCCGACTCTGCTAACCAGAAGTGAATTCCAAATACGGATACCAGCTACTGTTTTAAAGCAATCGCACCAAACCAGGCCTTTATAGACTCTTGATTTTGAAGCTCATTTTCTACCTTACAACACTCCAAAAATAGATGGGACATTGCTTAGGAGTGAATCCATAATAATTACGTTTTTCTGCCCTCCATTCAGAGTCCACTTGCCAGCTTTCATCTCCCCTTGAACCTGGCGGAATGGTTCCTGCAGCAACGGATGAAGACTAAACGCGAGGAGATCAAGGAGCTCATTCGAAAGATCCAATCCCAACAGAAGAAGGAGGCAGGCCAGGGCTCAGCCAAAGGCTCTCCTGGTGAacaggaggtgggaggagaggataCAGAGGAAGGTGTAGAGATACAGATTCAGAACTTTCCCGTCAGCCCCTGAGGTGCATTGTCTGGTCTGACACGGCTACCTACCTACTCTCTTTTACTTTGACATGACGGTCCTATCTATCGGGTGGGGCTCCCGCTGCCTGGCCAAGCCTGGAGGTCGGTCCGTCTGCCTTCCTGCTGCCAGGGCCAGGCCTGATTACATGCTGCtggattacccccccccccccccccccccccattatttCCTAACTGTCCTATTCCTTCCatttacaacaaaacaaaacattttacatttgtattgAATAAAACATGTACATATGCTGGATGTTTTTGCTGCCTTTGAGATTTACTGTTTTTGATGCCGCGCTACACGTGGATGATCATCATCCACATCTGTTTTCTTCATAGATGTTCTTTTTTTCGGGTGCAGAATATACTGTTCCGCTCTTGTATCATATTTTTTATGCATCTGACTGAGTTGTGTAGAGAACTTGCTGTTATTTGTCATTTATAGCCATACCGGTCTGGAAGAAATTATCATTTTCAAAATCCCAGTACCTCTCATGAATTGCTTAACAAGTgcttgttaaaggcccagtgcagtcaaaaacatgattaacCTGTGTTTCATATATTTTTACACACtaggaggttggaataatactgtatgATAATACTGTATAATGCCCTTTTATTGTAATAGCTGTTTGATGGGATGAAGACATCACAGCTAGATTTCCgttttttccctccccactcgGACCCCTCCCAGatagtcctagctaaattcttgcctGAGAAATtgatctttgctaagaagctatttgttgctttttgaccatttttaattgaaaacaatcacagtaaggtacttacttGTTTCCCAagtatgatttgatattgagataaaaatggctgcattgaacTTTTTTAAGTCTCTTTATGTGAGTGGATGGATCTTGAGCATTAAACAGACGCAAGAGCACATCATTTGCCTTAGTTTTTATAACATACTGTTGGTCAGCGTTCTTCCCTCCTGTTGTTGGTTTTCCTCTGCATAAAACATGAGTTGAGTGCACCTTTTCTTTAGTAAAATATTTGGGACACAGTTACTGTGATAGAATTCATGTAATTCCATGAGATGTCATCCCATATTCAATATCTCTGTTGTAGAAGTGCATTTGTGCCAGGTTTCATCATCTGGTCGCCCGGGGCTGATAGGATGAAAAGGTGGTCATCTAGATGTGTCTGTCCTCTATTGTTTGAACAAATGACTGCTATTATCCATCGTTATCTAGGGATGATTGGGCCTTGTCATTAATACAGCGATATACAGTTAGTTGATCTTCCTTTGCTCAAAATATGTAATTTTTTATTACCCTAGCTCAAAAAGTTTaatttacaggtaactgccaaaataaaggaaacaccaacatagtgtctaaATAGGGCGTTGAGCCACCATGAGCCGCCAGTGTACCCAGAATGGCTttaatgcgccttggcatagattctacaagtgtgaAACTGAGATGCAACAGCATTCTTCCATgcgaaattccataatttggtgtttcgTTGATTGTGGTGACGTTGatccgctccagaatctcccgtaaGTGTTCAATTTGGTGGAGATCTGATCCCATTTTTAAAAAGATATCTATCTGGATTTCCCCTATCGGATAGTATTAAATGGAATGAATAGAACAagagtccccattcaagtcaatgatttgTCAGGTCTATTCATTCTATGTATTTTATCCTATCCAATAGGTGAAATCCAGataaataactttaaaaaaaactgggCCCTGATGACTGAGACAAACAAAGTCAATGAGAtatcttctagccatggtagccaaaataatgggcaacttgGCATTTTTATacttgaccctaagcatgatgggatgttttaatTGCACAATGAACTCGGGAACCACACctatgtggaagcacctgctttcactatactttgtatccctcgtttagtcaagtgtttcctttattttggcagttaacgGCATATTCATAGGCTTTATTTATTGTCTTAACTGAAAAAAGTAGAtacaataattttttttatcacaatgatcttaaatatactgtatgtgaagaACAAGTATGTTAAAATAGCAGCGCGAGGCTTTCCTCTCCGTGTGTAGCATTTTGAGTTCAGAGAAGCGTTGCATTCATTCCGACCCTCCCTCCCAACATGTCCTTAGAAACCAATGTTaccttccaaatggcaccctattccctttatagtgcaccacttCCGACCAGGGCACCTATATAATGGACTacatttgactagggcccatggtactctggtcaaaagtagtgcactatatttgggatgcagacaaggAGTGAATAACCTGGAGCtgccttttaagtctttactgcgGTTATGGTCACAGACAATGTTGTGTAAATATTTTAGAAGCTTAAGTAGTATCAATGCATCCTCGCACTGCCTTCTCCAATGTGACGGACGGTATCTATTGTCCCTCTGAAATGTCAAGTGCATCCAGACCTATTCTGCCAGTCACCATAGTTTCCATGGTGTATAGGCCATAATGCTGTTTGCACAGCTAGCTTTGTTTTTCATGAGGGCTGGCCCTAGAGGGATGGTGAATAGACAGACAAAACCACATTTCCTCCAGCACAACCTGGATTTGCATTTCTTATGTACATCATGCAAGGTGGCCAATGAACTAGCTCACCTCACCAGGTGTGGAGTGTAATATATGTGTGCTTTCCCCTCCATATCTTATGTCCCAAATATataaaatcaagttttatttgtcacgtgccaaatacaacaggtgtagaccttccagtgaaatgcttacttacaagccctgaaccaacaatgcagtttaagaaaaatacctaaagaaataaagtaacaaataattaaagagcagcagtaaaataacaatagcgaggctatatccAGGGGGTACGCGGTTAGCGAGGTAGGTTGAGTTAttaagtgactatgcagagataacagagtagcagcagtgtaaaggaggggggggggggggggaatgcaagtagctgggtagccatttgttttagatgttcaggattcttattggtttgggggtagaagctgtttagaagcctcttggatctagacttggcgctctggtacagcttgccgtgcggtagtctTCGAccgttttttgggccttcctctgacaccgcctggtatagtggtcctggatggcaggaagcttggccccagtgatgtaccctttagtgccttgcggtcggaggccgagcagttgccataccaggcagttgtagaaccttttgaggatctgaggacccataccaaatcttttcagtctcctgagggaaaaggttttgttttgccctcttcacaactgtcttggtatgcttggttagtttgttggtgatgtggacaccaaggaacttgaagcgctcgaCCTGATCCACtatagccctgtcgatgagaatgggagcgtgctcgggTGCTCCTTTTTTTCCTCCTTattcttgatcatgttgagggagaggttgttgtcctggcaccacacggccaggtttctgacctcctccctatatgctgtctcgtcgttgttggtgatcaggcctaccattgttgtgtcatcggcaaacttaatgatggtgttggagtcgtgcctggccgtgcagtcatgagtgaacagggagtacaggaggggactgagcacgcacccctgaggggcccccgtgttaaggatTAGCGTGGccaatgtgttgttacctaccctcaccacctgagggtggcccgtcaggaagtccaggatccagttgcagagggaggtgtttagtcccagggtccttagctttgtgatgagctttgagggcactatggtgttgaacgctgagctgtagtcgatgaatagcatcacataagtgttcctttgtccaggtgtgaaagggcagtgtggagtgcaatagagatggcataaTCTGTGAAtccgttggggcggtatgcaaattggagtgggtctagcgtttctgggataatggtgttgatgtgagccatgaccagcctttcaaagcacttcatggctacagacgtgagagcTACAGGTCAGTTGTCATTTAGCCtgattaccttagtgttcttgggcacagggcctatggtggtctgcttgaaacatgttggtattacagactcagacagggagagtttgaaaatgttagtgaagacacttgccagttggtgagcgcatgctcggagtactagtcctagtaatccgtctggccctgcggcattgtgaatgttgacccgtttaaaggaacagctggtgttctcatgcatgtttcagtgttacttgcctcgaagggGGGaaagaagtaatttagctcatctggtaggctctcCTTCCtcccgaagtgtgcacttgttcacttccctgtACCTTTAAAGGAAATGAGTAGAATAAGAAACATGGTGGAACCTACCACTAGCCaatgcctccaccaatccaatgcttttagaatTATGGGAGGTAGTAAACAATTCAGGAGACATGAGACATTATTGGGACCCACCGGTGAGGTGATATGAGTACACTTGAGGCACCATTTTGTCCCATTGTCTGTGTGTAGAGAAACATGAAGCAGATGTAGCCCTGGCCTCCTCTCAGGTGATTCTCTAATGATATGTAGCTATCACCTTTCAATCTGGTATTGGATGACTTCTTTAGGGGGGAAAACTTCACCAGTTTAATGTTACTAGGTCACTCAAAAATGTATGATGCCCaagttgtggtgttgtgtggaaaCTTCTGCAatgctgtctgtcttcctttTTCTTAGCAACCCAGCATAATTGCTTGGAAATAATTATGGCTATTGAGCCACATAACAGTAGATGCATAGACAGTTTAAAAAAGATTAAGGGATACATACTCTGGAtatagaaaacattaagaacacctgttctttcgatgacatagactgaccaggtaaaagatatgatcccttattgatgtcacttgttaaatccatttcaattagtatagatgaaggagaggagatttttaagccttgagacatggattgtgtatatgtgccattcagaggttgaatgggcaagaccaaagatttaagtgcctttgaatggggtatggtagtaggtgccaggcacactggcagttcttgtatcaagaactgcaaggctgctgttttttttacacTTAACAGTTTTCtgtgtctatcaagaatggttcaccacccaaaggacatccagccaacttgccacaactgtgggaagcattggagttgggtcagcatctctgtggaacgctttcgacaccttgtagagtccatgcaccgacgaattgaggctggtcTGAGGTCAAAaggtgggggtgcaactcaatatttggaaggtgatactaatgtttggtatactcggtGAAGAATGTTAAATGTGTACAACTGACACTCACTTAGTGTTAAGCGCTCCCAATGGTCAATGGATGCTACTGCTTGTGATGCTCATGACGTCACAAGCAATtctctggggtgtattcattccacctattctgttgcaaaacgtttcttaaacggaagcaaacgaaacgaAATGGGCGGAAcctacttgaatttgtccaatagaaactctcgttttgctctg from Salvelinus sp. IW2-2015 linkage group LG14, ASM291031v2, whole genome shotgun sequence includes:
- the LOC111972785 gene encoding sentrin-specific protease 6 isoform X1; translated protein: MAHNISFFEALDRSEARRDGGYKQNWSFSLSEGSEEERRHDCTSVVTTKEMDGQQHSSTEGQKSPALRHFSSADPLKTYENRPNTNNHIRALNKLGTGKRLSEIPYSVATTSPMPNRTDYLIGSPTPPQGVVLQGRHFQHTHHVPAAMRKPVQSNLDLKERKEYSTTQQQIQPVEVESIILTCPENPANDNSSIKRRVQQHSRRASAEGCCSFPLQVQTEEALHPNVVCGKCSKSSENSTMCEHCGNPLALEAPHLHHPPAAQPTSPTPRPPIRPHPHTNQHPSPGANNLQLRKNNFYGSASTLRAPPLRVDSGMNPPIPVRITTRAGLLLPHNGRPVGAGLVGSCCAGKVSANKGRRTAAAKLHKINDPIVLSSDDDEEDEADDGSTGSVNRLDSVSPLPADSAHSSPAPSGGRVEAAVKSSAGEEQEEITSDFFSDVDSRISLPKRNRMKDQFGNQIPDDSTPRKKQKTSPYKLDSIILDCRSVRVGTLRRMVTKPVIFTGDYIQLETEVLCIPGPEVDSLEKVRLQASGLISCEWCSVRKLPVLFFQTTQEECLRLRTQLKMTRDKGGLWYDCASNDSDEKYIVLIFENGLSMHEQMILEEILQEIGRANKLNEFPTKLPFDEANIRLVNYNKATKEKVKNNNDNNGGNANNTPPPTVRTRMATRQQTSTFFDDEDDDMAELQPTFTGPIVKLMVYPPPPAKGGMSVTNEDLHCLNDGEFLNDVIIDFYLKYLVLEKLKKEDSQRSHVFSSFFYKRLNQRERRSIPDTTNLTIQKRKHNRVKTWTRHVDLFQKDFIFVPINESAHWYLAVICFPGLQGPQFVTNPLYQAPESAPGPTQAAPQGSPPDHCRPLSPEPDHFEPLSPDREEPVATSEKLSLSATEASSGRHSHSEQPKGVSTCPNGRQEPPKTSGARVNGQVNAQPQYTDGPYRISVCYGSGGGNGDDTQTFSDDQSSCQDECSEDGALAEDPVTPESSECTSKPTTCKQPCILIMDSLRGPSRSSVVKTLREYLEVEWEVRKGSQRSFGKDQMKGSNPRVPQQDNFSDCGVYILQYVESFFESPLASFHLPLNLAEWFLQQRMKTKREEIKELIRKIQSQQKKEAGQGSAKGSPGEQEVGGEDTEEGVEIQIQNFPVSP
- the LOC111972785 gene encoding sentrin-specific protease 6 isoform X3, with amino-acid sequence MAHNISFFEALDRSEARRDGGYKQNWSFSLSEGSEEERRHDCTSVVTTKEMDGQQHSSTEGQKSPALRHFSSADPLKTYENRPNTNNHIRALNKLGTGKRLSEIPYSVATTSPMPNRTDYLIGSPTPPQGVVLQGRHFQHTHHVPAAMRKPVQRKEYSTTQQQIQPVEVESIILTCPENPANDNSSIKRRVQQHSRRASAEGCCSFPLQVQTEEALHPNVVCGKCSKSSENSTMCEHCGNPLALEAPHLHHPPAAQPTSPTPRPPIRPHPHTNQHPSPGANNLQLRKNNFYGSASTLRAPPLRVDSGMNPPIPVRITTRAGLLLPHNGRPVGAGLVGSCCAGKVSANKGRRTAAAKLHKINDPIVLSSDDDEEDEADDGSTGSVNRLDSVSPLPADSAHSSPAPSGGRVEAAVKSSAGEEQEEITSDFFSDVDSRISLPKRNRMKDQFGNQIPDDSTPRKKQKTSPYKLDSIILDCRSVRVGTLRRMVTKPVIFTGDYIQLETEVLCIPGPEVDSLEKVRLQASGLISCEWCSVRKLPVLFFQTTQEECLRLRTQLKMTRDKGGLWYDCASNDSDEKYIVLIFENGLSMHEQMILEEILQEIGRANKLNEFPTKLPFDEANIRLVNYNKATKEKVKNNNDNNGGNANNTPPPTVRTRMATRQQTSTFFDDEDDDMAELQPTFTGPIVKLMVYPPPPAKGGMSVTNEDLHCLNDGEFLNDVIIDFYLKYLVLEKLKKEDSQRSHVFSSFFYKRLNQRERRSIPDTTNLTIQKRKHNRVKTWTRHVDLFQKDFIFVPINESAHWYLAVICFPGLQGPQFVTNPLYQAPESAPGPTQAAPQGSPPDHCRPLSPEPDHFEPLSPDREEPVATSEKLSLSATEASSGRHSHSEQPKGVSTCPNGRQEPPKTSGARVNGQVNAQPQYTDGPYRISVCYGSGGGNGDDTQTFSDDQSSCQDECSEDGALAEDPVTPESSECTSKPTTCKQPCILIMDSLRGPSRSSVVKTLREYLEVEWEVRKGSQRSFGKDQMKGSNPRVPQQDNFSDCGVYILQYVESFFESPLASFHLPLNLAEWFLQQRMKTKREEIKELIRKIQSQQKKEAGQGSAKGSPGEQEVGGEDTEEGVEIQIQNFPVSP
- the LOC111972785 gene encoding sentrin-specific protease 6 isoform X4; amino-acid sequence: MDGQQHSSTEGQKSPALRHFSSADPLKTYENRPNTNNHIRALNKLGTGKRLSEIPYSVATTSPMPNRTDYLIGSPTPPQGVVLQGRHFQHTHHVPAAMRKPVQSNLDLKERKEYSTTQQQIQPVEVESIILTCPENPANDNSSIKRRVQQHSRRASAEGCCSFPLQVQTEEALHPNVVCGKCSKSSENSTMCEHCGNPLALEAPHLHHPPAAQPTSPTPRPPIRPHPHTNQHPSPGANNLQLRKNNFYGSASTLRAPPLRVDSGMNPPIPVRITTRAGLLLPHNGRPVGAGLVGSCCAGKVSANKGRRTAAAKLHKINDPIVLSSDDDEEDEADDGSTGSVNRLDSVSPLPADSAHSSPAPSGGRVEAAVKSSAGEEQEEITSDFFSDVDSRISLPKRNRMKDQFGNQIPDDSTPRKKQKTSPYKLDSIILDCRSVRVGTLRRMVTKPVIFTGDYIQLETEVLCIPGPEVDSLEKVRLQASGLISCEWCSVRKLPVLFFQTTQEECLRLRTQLKMTRDKGGLWYDCASNDSDEKYIVLIFENGLSMHEQMILEEILQEIGRANKLNEFPTKLPFDEANIRLVNYNKATKEKVKNNNDNNGGNANNTPPPTVRTRMATRQQTSTFFDDEDDDMAELQPTFTGPIVKLMVYPPPPAKGGMSVTNEDLHCLNDGEFLNDVIIDFYLKYLVLEKLKKEDSQRSHVFSSFFYKRLNQRERRSIPDTTNLTIQKRKHNRVKTWTRHVDLFQKDFIFVPINESAHWYLAVICFPGLQGPQFVTNPLYQAPESAPGPTQAAPQGSPPDHCRPLSPEPDHFEPLSPDREEPVATSEKLSLSATEASSGRHSHSEQPKGVSTCPNGRQEPPKTSGARVNGQVNAQPQYTDGPYRISVCYGSGGGNGDDTQTFSDDQSSCQDECSEDGALAEDPVTPESSECTSKPTTCKQPCILIMDSLRGPSRSSVVKTLREYLEVEWEVRKGSQRSFGKDQMKGSNPRVPQQDNFSDCGVYILQYVESFFESPLASFHLPLNLAEWFLQQRMKTKREEIKELIRKIQSQQKKEAGQGSAKGSPGEQEVGGEDTEEGVEIQIQNFPVSP
- the LOC111972785 gene encoding sentrin-specific protease 6 isoform X2: MAHNISFFEALDRSEARRDGGYKQNWSFSLSEGSEEERRHDCTSVVTTKEMDGQQHSSTEGQKSPALRHFSSADPLKTYENRPNTNNHIRALNKLGTGKRLSEIPYSVATTSPMPNRTDYLIGSPTPPQGVVLQGRHFQHTHHVPAAMRKPVQSNLDLKERKEYSTTQQQIQPVEVESIILTCPENPANDNSSIKRRVQQHSRRASAEGCCSFPLQVQTEEALHPNVVCGKCSKSSENSTMCEHCGNPLALEAPHLHHPPAAQPTSPTPRPPIRPHPHTNQHPSPGANNLQLRKNNFYGSASTLRAPPLRVDSGMNPPIPVRITTRAGLLLPHNGRPVGAGLVGSCCAGKVSANKGRRTAAAKLHKINDPIVLSSDDDEEDEADDGSTGSVNRLDSVSPLPADSAHSSPAPSGGRVEAAVKSSAGEEQEEITSDFFSDVDSRISLPKRNRMKDQFGNQIPDDSTPRKKQKTSPYKLDSIILDCRSVRVGTLRRMVTKPVIFTGDYIQLETEGPEVDSLEKVRLQASGLISCEWCSVRKLPVLFFQTTQEECLRLRTQLKMTRDKGGLWYDCASNDSDEKYIVLIFENGLSMHEQMILEEILQEIGRANKLNEFPTKLPFDEANIRLVNYNKATKEKVKNNNDNNGGNANNTPPPTVRTRMATRQQTSTFFDDEDDDMAELQPTFTGPIVKLMVYPPPPAKGGMSVTNEDLHCLNDGEFLNDVIIDFYLKYLVLEKLKKEDSQRSHVFSSFFYKRLNQRERRSIPDTTNLTIQKRKHNRVKTWTRHVDLFQKDFIFVPINESAHWYLAVICFPGLQGPQFVTNPLYQAPESAPGPTQAAPQGSPPDHCRPLSPEPDHFEPLSPDREEPVATSEKLSLSATEASSGRHSHSEQPKGVSTCPNGRQEPPKTSGARVNGQVNAQPQYTDGPYRISVCYGSGGGNGDDTQTFSDDQSSCQDECSEDGALAEDPVTPESSECTSKPTTCKQPCILIMDSLRGPSRSSVVKTLREYLEVEWEVRKGSQRSFGKDQMKGSNPRVPQQDNFSDCGVYILQYVESFFESPLASFHLPLNLAEWFLQQRMKTKREEIKELIRKIQSQQKKEAGQGSAKGSPGEQEVGGEDTEEGVEIQIQNFPVSP